TCCTCTGAAATCAAGAATGAAATCGCCACTCGCGTAGCGGAAATCAAAGCTGAGGGAGGAAAGACGCCTCATTTGGCGGCGGTTTTGGTAGGAAATGATGGGGCCAGCCAGACTTATGTGGGAGCTAAAGTGAAAGCTTGTGAAGAGGTCGGATTTCAGTCCACGCTCGTTCGTCTTGAATCTGATATTTCCGAAGCGGAACTTCTAAAAGTAGTGGAGGATATCAACGAAAATCCCGATATCGATGGATTGATCGTGCAGCTTCCTTTGCCAAAGCATATTTCAGTGGATAAAGTCACCAATAAAATCAAACCTGAAAAGGATGTGGATGGGTTTACTCCGGCAAACGTAGGTCGGATGACGCTCAATTGGCCTGCTTACGTGGCAGCTACTCCTTATGGGATTGTGGAACTTTTGAAGCGGTACAATATTGAGACCTCAGGAAAACACTGTGTGGTCATCGGAAGAAGCCACATCGTAGGAAGCCCAATGAGCATCTTGATGGCAAGAAACGGCTATCCTGGAAATGCTACTGTGACCCTTACGCATAGCAAAACCCAGAACTTGGCAGAAATCTGCCGTACAGCGGATATTTTGATCGTGGCAATTGGTAAGCCTGAGTTTGTTACTGCGGATATGGTGAAGCCAGGTGCAGT
Above is a window of Algoriphagus sanaruensis DNA encoding:
- the folD gene encoding bifunctional methylenetetrahydrofolate dehydrogenase/methenyltetrahydrofolate cyclohydrolase FolD, which gives rise to MILIDGKKTSSEIKNEIATRVAEIKAEGGKTPHLAAVLVGNDGASQTYVGAKVKACEEVGFQSTLVRLESDISEAELLKVVEDINENPDIDGLIVQLPLPKHISVDKVTNKIKPEKDVDGFTPANVGRMTLNWPAYVAATPYGIVELLKRYNIETSGKHCVVIGRSHIVGSPMSILMARNGYPGNATVTLTHSKTQNLAEICRTADILIVAIGKPEFVTADMVKPGAVVIDVGIHRIEDPSKKSGFRLIGDVKFDEVAPLASAITPVPGGVGPMTIAALLYNTLQSAEKKVFG